Genomic segment of Paenibacillus sp. FSL R5-0623:
AAAACAGCTACAGTTCAATCAACCGGATTACGGTCATTTCTTCTGATGATTTAATCAACTGGACCGATCATGGAGAGATCAGAGTGGCTGGACCTCAAGGCGCAGCAACATGGGCTTCGCAATCATGGGCCCCGGCAGCTGCTCATCGAATCTTGGATGGCAAGGACTGTTTCTTTCTTTATTTCGCCAACAATGCCAGTGGAATTGGTGTATTGTCTGCACCAACACCTGTAGGTCCATGGGTAGACCCTATAGGAAAGGCACTTATTACAAGAGAGACGCCGGGAGTGGAGGAAGTAACCTGGCTATTCGATCCGGCTGTCATTGTAGATGATGATCATCAGGCCTATATATATTTCGGTGGTGGTATTCCACAGGGGAAAGCAGAAAGACCGGATACGGCAAGAGTTATGCGATTGGGAGATGATATGATCAGCGTTGTTGGCAAAGCGAAGGTTATTCAGGCGCCTTATATGTTTGAAGATTCAGGGATACATAAATATAATAATAGTTACTACTTTACGTATTGTTCCAATTTTGTTGAGGGTGATCGGCCAGAGGGCAGCCCACCACCTGGTGAGATTGCATATATGACCAGTGTTCAGCCAATGGGGCCATGGACATATCAGGGAACGTTGCTCCAGAATCCGGGCCACTTTTTTGATGTTGGCGGCAATAACCATCATGCTATATTCCAACTGGCCGATCAGTGGTACATTGCCTATCATGCCCAGACATTATGCCAAGCGATGAATATCCCCGAAGGTTACCGTTCAACACATCTGAATCGAGTCGAGCATGATGAGGCCACGGGTAAGATCAAGAAGGTACATGCCGATTATCAGGGCGTAGATCAAATCAAGTGCTTTGATCCCTATGGGCGGGTAAGCGGATCGACGATTGGATGGAGTAGCGGAGTATCAACAGAGCAATATCCTGACTCTGGTGAGATGTCTGCATCTGATGCGAATATGATTTCCGCTAAGCTGCAAAATGACAGCTGGATAGCTATATCCAAGGTCGACTTTGAAAGTGAAGGACCCACAAATTTCACAGCCACGATTGCGAATCAAGCAACCGAAGGTACGTTGGAACTTCGACTTGAACGTGCAGACGGACCGTTAATTGGTGAAATCATTGTTCCGCCTGCGACAGAATCTCTTCAATGGATGGAACTAACAACTAATGTTACGGGTGCGAAAGGTGTGCAAGACTTGTATATTAAGCTTAAAAGTTCAACAGACAGCTCAATCATCCTTTTGAGAGAATGGAAGTTTAACAGAAAAAATGAGGTGTAATTAAAGTATGTATCCGAATCCGATTATTTGGGCCGATTACCCGGATCTTGACGTTATTCGTGTAGAAGACACATATTATATGGTCAGTACAACCATGCATATGATGCCGGGATGTGTCATCCTGCGTTCATATGACCTGATCCATTGGGAAGTAGCCACATATGTATACGACACATTGGACGATACACCTGCCCAACGGCTGGTGGATGGTCATCACGTTTATAGTAAAGGCATGTGGGCTGCATCACTCCGTTATCATCAAGGGATGTTCTATGTGATCTTTGTTGCGAATGATACCCGTAAGACATACTTGTATACGTCGACCTCCATCTCGGGAGTGTGGAAGAAGCAGATCGTGGAAGGGTTTTACCATGATTGCTCCTTATTTTTTGATGATGATGAACGAGCCTATCTCGTATACGGTAATACCGAGATCTATCTGACCGAATTAAGCTCTAATCTGTCCGGGCCCAAACCTGGTGGAGTACATCGCTTGATTGTAAAAGACGAGCAGTCTCATCACCTTGGTTATGAAGGAGCACATTTTTACAAGATCAATGGTAAATATATTGTGTTCCTGATTCATATCACGAAAGCTTCCGGACGTAGAACACAGGCGTTTTATATGGCAGACTCTCTGGAAGATGTCTTCACTGGTGGAGAAGTATTCAATGACGATATGGATTATTTCAATTCAGGAGTTGCTCAGGGCGGTATCGTGGATACGCCGGATGGAGACTGGTATGCAATGCTGTTTCAGGATCATGGGGCTGTTGGCCGGGTTCCTGTTTTGGTTCCGCTACACTTTGATCAAGGTAAACCAATCTTTGCAAACAAAGCGCCGAAGCAGATTGATATCCCGAGCACGAGACCAGAGCACCGTTATAACCCGTTAGTGGGTAGCGACAGTTTCAATTATGAACCCGAGGAAGATGGAAACATCCGCCTCCGTGATTTTTGGCAATGGAATCATACACCTAATCATGAACTTTGGTCCGTTACAGAGAAACCGGGAGTGTATCGTGTTCGAACGGGACAGATCAGCCCAAATCTGACGTTTGCGGTCAACACACTAACCCAGCGTTCAATGGGGCCCGCTTGCGAAGCAATAGTTACGCTTGACGGCAGTCGTCTGAATGATGGGGATTATGCCGGGTTGTGCTTTTTGATCGGTTCGTACGGTATGATCGCTCTCACGAAGCAGGATAGCAAGTTTTACTTGGTCATGCATGCCAGAGATAGTGAAGATTCCACCATATTTGGCAATCTGATCGACCAGAAGCCAGCCACTGAACATGAACGTATCCCGGTATCAGATCCAATAGTTAAACTAAAAGCATTCGGAAATTTTGAGAACAATCTGGATGAGTGCTCTTTTGCCTATTTCGATGGGGTTGAATGGAGAGATATAGGGATTGTCCACAAAATGATATATAAACTGGATCATTTTATGGGTTGCCGAACGGGATTGTTTGTATATTCAACGGAAATAGCTGGAGGAACAGCTGATTTTTCGAATTTTGAATATCGTGTGATTAATCCTGATGAGAAACAATGAAAATACGTAAAAGCCGCCCAACGGCGGCTTTTCGTATTCAATGAGTACAAGTTGTTGTACAATGATATGGATTCAAAGTTGACAGAGAGAAGAGAGTTGTTCAAACCGAACTGGGGGCATGTCGTCATGTATAAGAGATGTCTGGACATAACAAGATGGACCTTCATTCTGTTCCTTGCTGTATCCATACCAGCAGGTCATACCGAAGGTAATACCAAACAACATCATCCGCAGCAAGATGGGCAGCAGATTCAACTTCCCGCTACGTTTGAGAGGTATTCTCCTCCCATCGTTGTCTCTTTTGTCAGGGAAACTGGAGATGACCTTGAGCGTATGATTAGTCAGTTATCTGGTGAGACGATACTGGATAATCGCTGGACTCGTTTGTACGAGAAAGAGCTAGGTATTCAAATTCACTATGACTGGACTGCTAAGGGAGATGTATACAATCAGAAGTTGGGTGTATCACTTGCTGCAGGACGTTTTCCAGATGTGGTGAAAGTTAATCCATATCAACTTAGACAACTGAGCAACGCTGGAATGATCGAAGATTTAACCCATGTGTACCAAGAGCACGCTTCCCCACTTACAAAGAGTATATTGGAGGCGGAGGGAAGAGGTGCATTTGATGCGGCAACCATTGATGGCAAACTCATGGCTATTCCCGAATCATCTTCCTCCATTGAGACAGCGCAGTACCTGTGGATTAGAACCGATTGGTTGGAGCAACTGGGGCTACGGCCGCCTAAAACGATGGAAGAGCTTCTCCAGGTTTCGAAAGCGTTTACAGAGGGAGACCCCGACGGGAACGGAGAGCATGATACGTACGGACTTGCGCTAACGAACCATCTATGGGATCCAGTTATGGGAGCTGCAGGGGTGATGTCCGGCTATGGGGCCTACCCTAATATATGGGTTAAAGATGCAGAAGGAAACCTCACTTATGGAGGTATTCAGCCTGAAGTTCGGGAGGCTCTGAAAGTACTGCAAACGTTGTATCGTGAAGGCCAACTTGATCCGGATTTTGGTTATAAAAGTGGAAACAAGGCGTTTCGTCTAGTTCAAGATGGAAAAATAGGGATGCTTTACGGCGAACAGTGGACATCCTTTATGCTTCAGAGCACCCGTGATAAAGATACAGATATAGATGTAGAATGGCAGGCATATCCCATTGTTGCCAAGTCGGATCGGAGCCTGTTCGTACCGCTACGTTCCAACACGGGGCAATACTTTGCTGTAAAAAAGGGCTTCTCTAATCCGGAAGTTGTTGTAAAGCTCATGAATCTGCATCTGGACATCAACTGGGGGGATCAGGCACAGTATGAAACATACTACAATGACGACTCCCGAGCTGTGTGGATGCTTTCACCGGTAACTCCTTTTCCTGGTAATAAAAATATAGATGCTTACAAACAAATTCGGGATGCCAGAAGTACAGGAGACTTCTCGGCTCTGCAGAATGAAGCTCTCGCCATTCACAAACGCATTGTGGCCTATGAATTGGAAGATGTAGAGAGCGGCTGGGGCTGGAAACAAACCTATGGGCCTTCGGGTGCTTTTAGCATTGCTGATTCTTATGAGAAGAACGGCCAACTTCTCTATGATCAATTCACGGGCGGAATTACGGACACGATGGTTGATCGACAAATTATTCTTCGGGATCTTCAGCTTGAAGCCTATATGAACATTATTCTAGGCAGGTCGATAGATGAGTTTGATCAATTCGTTGAGAACTGGCGCAAGCTGGGGGGAGATCAGATCACATCGGAGGTTAACGCGTGGTTTCGCACCAGCAAGCCAAAGGAGCACTAATGTTCACTTTATTCTTACAAGGAACCCACTCAGCCTTTGGCATTGGAGGTGAAGGTATTGATCAAGATCCCTGCTAAATCATGGTTTAACAGTATATTTGCGCGATTAATAATCACCTATCTGGTATTTGTGCTTCCTCTTATTCTTCTTGGCGTGTATCTGTATCATTGGAGTTATGACAATGCAAGCCAGGAGATATCGTTGTCAACGGAAAGACGGTTAAACCAATATGTGGTGGAATTGAACAGAGAGATAGAATGGATGGAATTACAGCAGTTTGATATCGTTGAGGATCGAAAACTCAATCGTCTGGCGATTCTCTGGGACATGATGGATCAGGTTGAGCGGCGTGATACATTAAATTACCTGACAGAACGACTCGCTTCATTCAAGAATAGCACTGCTTATATCAAAAACGTTCATGTACATATCCCTTCTGTTGGCAAGAGTATATCCGCGATCCAAGGCATCGATGATTTCGATAAAAGTTCTTATCTATATTTTAGTTCAGGCATGCAAGGAAAAGGTACACGTTTCACTGTGAAAGAGGACGCCTTGAACTTAAGTGCCGTCAGGCTGACAGGCACGAGAGGAGAACCCCCGCTTTTTGTCATTCAAGTGGAGCTGGATACATACCATTTTCAGAATGAACTCACACGGCTTAATTTGTACCCGGAGAGTTCAACGTTTCTGATTGAGGACAAAACGGGGCATGCCATCACAGATAAACATCAAGCTAGTGTTATTCTCACGAATTACCGTGAGCACAGTGTAAAGGGTACACTTGATGGCTTTCGAATGAAGGTGGGGGACACCATGTACCATGTTAGTCAGTTGCATATGGACTCCCTGGGCTTATCCGTAGCTACATATCTACCCGAGGCAATTGTTACCAAGCCACTTAGCAAGTTCTATCATTGGGCTTGGCTGTTTGCGATTACATCATTTGTTGCCATCACGGCGTATCTCTATTCAAGTTACAAGTTAATTCATATCCCGTTACTGTTGTTGGTGAAAAGATTCAAAAAAATGGAGGGAGGCATGCTTGATGTCCCCATTGCGCATAACCGAAAGGATGAATTTGGCTTCCTCTACACGCGTTTCAATCTAATGATTGAAAATCTTCAATCCCTGATCGACCGTGATTTCAAGAAAACACTGATGATGCAGCGGGCCGAGTTGAAACAGCTTCAATCGCAGATTAATCCTCATTTTCTGTACAATAGCTTCTTTATTCTGAATTCACTGGCAAGGACAGGAGAAACCGAACGTATTGAGCAATTCACTAACATGCTTGGAGAGTATTTCAGGTTCATTACCCGGAATGAAACAGATCATGTGAAGTTGAAAGTGGAAGTTGAGCATTCACGAATCTATACAGAGATTCAACAATTACGATTCTCCAGACGAATCAAGGTCGATTTTGGGTCACTGCCTGCTGAGATGGAACATATTCACGTTCCCAGGCTCATTATTCAACCCATTATTGAGAATGCATATGAACACAGCCTTGAAAAGAATACCGACTCTGGTCTTCTAATTATCGGGTTTCATATGGAAGGTTCATATGCCGAGATTACCGTAGAGGATAATGGAAATGAGTTGGAAGAGCAACATATTCAAGCTCTTCAACAACGGTTGCATAAGGACGGAAGTACGGATGAAATGACGGGTTTAATCAATATTCATCGACGTCTGGTGCTGACGTATGGCGAAGGAAGTGGCCTTTTCCTATCCAGAAGTGAACTGCAAGGATTAAAAGTCACAATTCGAATCCAGTGGAAAGAGGGAGAGAACGAATGTATCGACTTTTGATTGTAGATGACGAGGAGATTATCACAGATAGTCTCTATGAAACGTTCGCCAGACACATACCTGATCAGCTTGATGTATGTAAGGCCTACTCTGCAACAGAAGCATTGTCCTGGATGCAACGTTCAAGAATTGATATTGTTCTAACGGACATCCGCATGCCGGGTATGAGTGGCTTGGAATTGACAGAGCGGATTCAAGCCAGTTGGCCGAATTGTCGCGTCATTTTTCTGACAGGACATAGCGATTTTGATTATGCCTACCAAGCTTTTCAGATGGCCAATGTGCGTTACTTGCTCAAAACGGAAGGCTATGACAAGGTGATGTCTGTTGTCGAAGATGTGATGGAAGAGATTCGGCGAAGTCACAGCATGCTTGAGTTGTTGGAACATTCTCATAAAGTCAACTCGCAGCTTGCACTGATTCAACAAAAAGAGTATTTGCGTAAGCTGCTTCAAGATTGTACAGCGGTTATGGCTTCTACTAGGGATATGCAGGACGAATTATTCAAAAGAGATATAAGTTTACAAATTAACTCACCTGTTTATCTCATACTGGGTCGGTTCAATCATCCGCCTGAAAAAGGTTCGGACCTGACACAAGTTCAGGAATCTGTTCGCATTATTGGCTCATCTCTAATGAATGAACGTACAGTGTGCGCAAGTGTAACAGACCATTACGGGGATACGATCTGGCTGCTTCAGCCGAAGCAGGAGGAAGAGATGACCAATGATAAACTTGTACGATTCCTGGAAGGCACACTTGAATTGGTACAGGAAGCTTGCATGGCATCACTTGGCGTATCCATTGCTTTTTCATTAGGTGGTCGAAGCTGTAATTGGTCTGAGCTAACCAAACAATATGAACGTCTGAGATTACTCCAATGGATGAAAATTGGGGATGGCGTATCCATGGTACTCACGGATCATCGTAATGATCTTTCATCGGATGTACCCAAA
This window contains:
- a CDS encoding response regulator, whose protein sequence is MYRLLIVDDEEIITDSLYETFARHIPDQLDVCKAYSATEALSWMQRSRIDIVLTDIRMPGMSGLELTERIQASWPNCRVIFLTGHSDFDYAYQAFQMANVRYLLKTEGYDKVMSVVEDVMEEIRRSHSMLELLEHSHKVNSQLALIQQKEYLRKLLQDCTAVMASTRDMQDELFKRDISLQINSPVYLILGRFNHPPEKGSDLTQVQESVRIIGSSLMNERTVCASVTDHYGDTIWLLQPKQEEEMTNDKLVRFLEGTLELVQEACMASLGVSIAFSLGGRSCNWSELTKQYERLRLLQWMKIGDGVSMVLTDHRNDLSSDVPKESMRISNRIEMMSGYLETGRIQPFYDSFEELTGELLQQDITMERAMETYYNLALLLHSTINRWGLQQKIPDQRSLLHLGEYTCMKDAVQFLYRAADELVRYKRSNEQERANVVIHSLCSYVKENLEKDLSLVRLAELHHFNPSYLSRFFKQEMGINVSEFIDDCRIRKAKELLQNTNLMVREVALQVGYEAAHSFTRLFKKITGMTPQEYRESLLVR
- a CDS encoding glycoside hydrolase family 43 protein → MNYHSTPQAGEQKQDQAANLESIPGEIGKLRPNGNPLVAHKFGADPYALVFNNRVYLYMTSDKLEYDKDGIAQKNSYSSINRITVISSDDLINWTDHGEIRVAGPQGAATWASQSWAPAAAHRILDGKDCFFLYFANNASGIGVLSAPTPVGPWVDPIGKALITRETPGVEEVTWLFDPAVIVDDDHQAYIYFGGGIPQGKAERPDTARVMRLGDDMISVVGKAKVIQAPYMFEDSGIHKYNNSYYFTYCSNFVEGDRPEGSPPPGEIAYMTSVQPMGPWTYQGTLLQNPGHFFDVGGNNHHAIFQLADQWYIAYHAQTLCQAMNIPEGYRSTHLNRVEHDEATGKIKKVHADYQGVDQIKCFDPYGRVSGSTIGWSSGVSTEQYPDSGEMSASDANMISAKLQNDSWIAISKVDFESEGPTNFTATIANQATEGTLELRLERADGPLIGEIIVPPATESLQWMELTTNVTGAKGVQDLYIKLKSSTDSSIILLREWKFNRKNEV
- a CDS encoding glycoside hydrolase 43 family protein, which produces MYPNPIIWADYPDLDVIRVEDTYYMVSTTMHMMPGCVILRSYDLIHWEVATYVYDTLDDTPAQRLVDGHHVYSKGMWAASLRYHQGMFYVIFVANDTRKTYLYTSTSISGVWKKQIVEGFYHDCSLFFDDDERAYLVYGNTEIYLTELSSNLSGPKPGGVHRLIVKDEQSHHLGYEGAHFYKINGKYIVFLIHITKASGRRTQAFYMADSLEDVFTGGEVFNDDMDYFNSGVAQGGIVDTPDGDWYAMLFQDHGAVGRVPVLVPLHFDQGKPIFANKAPKQIDIPSTRPEHRYNPLVGSDSFNYEPEEDGNIRLRDFWQWNHTPNHELWSVTEKPGVYRVRTGQISPNLTFAVNTLTQRSMGPACEAIVTLDGSRLNDGDYAGLCFLIGSYGMIALTKQDSKFYLVMHARDSEDSTIFGNLIDQKPATEHERIPVSDPIVKLKAFGNFENNLDECSFAYFDGVEWRDIGIVHKMIYKLDHFMGCRTGLFVYSTEIAGGTADFSNFEYRVINPDEKQ
- a CDS encoding extracellular solute-binding protein, with product MTERRELFKPNWGHVVMYKRCLDITRWTFILFLAVSIPAGHTEGNTKQHHPQQDGQQIQLPATFERYSPPIVVSFVRETGDDLERMISQLSGETILDNRWTRLYEKELGIQIHYDWTAKGDVYNQKLGVSLAAGRFPDVVKVNPYQLRQLSNAGMIEDLTHVYQEHASPLTKSILEAEGRGAFDAATIDGKLMAIPESSSSIETAQYLWIRTDWLEQLGLRPPKTMEELLQVSKAFTEGDPDGNGEHDTYGLALTNHLWDPVMGAAGVMSGYGAYPNIWVKDAEGNLTYGGIQPEVREALKVLQTLYREGQLDPDFGYKSGNKAFRLVQDGKIGMLYGEQWTSFMLQSTRDKDTDIDVEWQAYPIVAKSDRSLFVPLRSNTGQYFAVKKGFSNPEVVVKLMNLHLDINWGDQAQYETYYNDDSRAVWMLSPVTPFPGNKNIDAYKQIRDARSTGDFSALQNEALAIHKRIVAYELEDVESGWGWKQTYGPSGAFSIADSYEKNGQLLYDQFTGGITDTMVDRQIILRDLQLEAYMNIILGRSIDEFDQFVENWRKLGGDQITSEVNAWFRTSKPKEH
- a CDS encoding histidine kinase — protein: MIKIPAKSWFNSIFARLIITYLVFVLPLILLGVYLYHWSYDNASQEISLSTERRLNQYVVELNREIEWMELQQFDIVEDRKLNRLAILWDMMDQVERRDTLNYLTERLASFKNSTAYIKNVHVHIPSVGKSISAIQGIDDFDKSSYLYFSSGMQGKGTRFTVKEDALNLSAVRLTGTRGEPPLFVIQVELDTYHFQNELTRLNLYPESSTFLIEDKTGHAITDKHQASVILTNYREHSVKGTLDGFRMKVGDTMYHVSQLHMDSLGLSVATYLPEAIVTKPLSKFYHWAWLFAITSFVAITAYLYSSYKLIHIPLLLLVKRFKKMEGGMLDVPIAHNRKDEFGFLYTRFNLMIENLQSLIDRDFKKTLMMQRAELKQLQSQINPHFLYNSFFILNSLARTGETERIEQFTNMLGEYFRFITRNETDHVKLKVEVEHSRIYTEIQQLRFSRRIKVDFGSLPAEMEHIHVPRLIIQPIIENAYEHSLEKNTDSGLLIIGFHMEGSYAEITVEDNGNELEEQHIQALQQRLHKDGSTDEMTGLINIHRRLVLTYGEGSGLFLSRSELQGLKVTIRIQWKEGENECIDF